The Erinaceus europaeus chromosome 4, mEriEur2.1, whole genome shotgun sequence genomic sequence TCACCCAGAAATGCTCATCAGGACTATAAGTATCCTTAGACCAAGACAGGAGGTCAATGGCTCTTTGGTCATGGAGCACAAAGTTGACAAACTCTCTGGTGAGGGCTACATAGGCTGTGCCAAAGTAGATGGTCAGCTGATGTGGAGGTGGGGGTTTCAACACGTTCATGTTTTTCACAAAGAAGCCATCCCTGCCTCTGTGCTCCTGATGAACATATTTTGTCCTTCCGACAGCATGAGCAGGAGGCAGCACTCCTGGGGTGATGTTTTTCCCTTTGAAGCTTTTGAGATACTGTACTATCTCCTTGTTGGACTTCAGAGGGAAGTCCTGCCCGCAGGTGTTGAGGACGTACCTCCAGGGCACCTCTGAGGCCACCAGGTCCTTCAGGCAGTTCAGGTCAGCCTGCAGGCGGGAGAAGCCAGCGTACACAACTGACTCTAGCTTAGAAGCAAGGAAAGCATTTTGAAAGCAGCTCAGTAGGTGCTTTACCGACTTCTTTAAATCAGCTGTTGCCTTCTCATCCACATGAACACAGTAGACATTTTGAGGCATATAGACGGCTCTGAAGAGTCTCTCAAAAGTGCCAAAGTCCTTATGGATGACCATGACATAAGCCAAGGGGAAGGCAGCCTCTTCCTGTGATAAGGGGCTGGTGATGTAATGGTTCTCGGTCAGGTAATCCTTGCAAGGGACACTTTTTAAAGGCGATGCCAATGTCTCTCCCCATACAAAGGCTGTCTTCTCTTCTAAGGCGTAATCACAGGCATGTTCTCTAAAATATTTTTCACTGGAACTGTTTAGCTTCCCATAACTTTTTGGTAGGCTTAATTGGCTATTGTAAAACGTCAAAAAAAGAACCACACCAAACACGATGAAAGCAAGAAAGCAGTACCTCCAAAAGTTCATAATTTTCACTTTCTGCAATGGGCGGGCAAGGGAGAGAATCTCTCCAGGGATTGAGAAATTATCAGTCCCTGAAGCTACACGTGCATGGAGAAGGCGAATGGAACTTCTCTGGCCAGCGTTGAATTTCTACAGCTTCTCAGAGGGGTTTCCTGTTCCTGAGCCCTTCAATCCTCCCGTGTACTCTGCCTGTGCGTTTCGTCCATCCTGCCAGCGATGCTTCTCTACGCCGGCCTTCTGGTCTTCGGGCGGGGTGTTGATCCCTCTACAGCAAAGCCAGAGAGCGGCCCTTGCCCGTAAGGCCCTCCCAGCCTCCTATTTGCATACGAAACGCAAGTGGTGGATCTCACCAATTACAGTCCGGAAAGGATGACGGGGCTTTCATTGGGCTGCCACTGTTCTCGctcctaccccaccccctccacccatcCCTCCAGACCGGCTCTCCCCATGGCTTTCAGAATAAGCAATTCTTTCTCTGGTTTAGCCCCGTAACCTCCTAACAATCCTTGGAAGTCGCAGCACTTAGGACTTCTGCCACTCCAGTTTATTCCTCTTCCGGTTTCTCTGTCACTTCGTTTTAATTGTGTTCTATCTCGGGGCAATGCCAGACGCAGATAAAGAAATATATGCATTTGCATTTGTCTAAGTAGAGGACTGTCAGTAGTAAAAGATCCGAGGGTGAGGTAGGTGGAGTGGGATTAAATCTAATTATTTCTGATGGAGTTCCACAGCATACATGTGCGCAGGttacaggaagagagaaataactcCGCTCTTGGGGGCAAGGGATGAAGGCCAAAGGCGATTAAAGGTACCTTTCAATTAACAGGTGTGTACCCACGTCATATAGTGAGACAACACAACTTAGTTTGCTTGCATGCCAGAGAGAAAGGCGATAGTCATTGTGCCCAGAGAATAGAAAGAAGTTGGTTCCCATTTCATACAGAGCTTCAGGTGACTGGCACGGTTGGCATGGTTATTATCCACAATATGTGGTGCCGCCTAGTCACCCAGTCTCTTTACATACCTGACACAATCAGATTTGAGGGTTCAACCCAGCCTCCTCTCCCACTTCCTTTCTCTGGAAAAAGAACAAAGGCTTCAGGCTGCTGCGAATTCCTGGAATTATCTAAAGTCAGTGTGATTGGGAGCCAGCTAGGGAAGCCCGACAGGTCAGGTTGCATTTTACAGGGGCTCTCAGCTC encodes the following:
- the GCNT2 gene encoding N-acetyllactosaminide beta-1,6-N-acetylglucosaminyl-transferase isoform X1; this encodes MNFWRYCFLAFIVFGVVLFLTFYNSQLSLPKSYGKLNSSSEKYFREHACDYALEEKTAFVWGETLASPLKSVPCKDYLTENHYITSPLSQEEAAFPLAYVMVIHKDFGTFERLFRAVYMPQNVYCVHVDEKATADLKKSVKHLLSCFQNAFLASKLESVVYAGFSRLQADLNCLKDLVASEVPWRYVLNTCGQDFPLKSNKEIVQYLKSFKGKNITPGVLPPAHAVGRTKYVHQEHRGRDGFFVKNMNVLKPPPPHQLTIYFGTAYVALTREFVNFVLHDQRAIDLLSWSKDTYSPDEHFWVTLNRIPGVPGSMPNASWAGNLRAIKWMDMQDKHGGCHGPGGIGLQLGNFEGYNSARRAGHYVHGICIYGNGDLKWLLNSQSLFANKFELSTYPLTLECLELRHRERTLNQSEVTLQPSWFF
- the GCNT2 gene encoding N-acetyllactosaminide beta-1,6-N-acetylglucosaminyl-transferase isoform X3; the encoded protein is MNFWRYCFLAFIVFGVVLFLTFYNSQLSLPKSYGKLNSSSEKYFREHACDYALEEKTAFVWGETLASPLKSVPCKDYLTENHYITSPLSQEEAAFPLAYVMVIHKDFGTFERLFRAVYMPQNVYCVHVDEKATADLKKSVKHLLSCFQNAFLASKLESVVYAGFSRLQADLNCLKDLVASEVPWRYVLNTCGQDFPLKSNKEIVQYLKSFKGKNITPGVLPPAHAVGRTKYVHQEHRGRDGFFVKNMNVLKPPPPHQLTIYFGTAYVALTREFVNFVLHDQRAIDLLSWSKDTYSPDEHFWVTLNRIPGVPGSMPNASWAGNLRAIKWMDMQDKHGGCHGHYVHGICIYGNGDLKWLLNSQSLFANKFELSTYPLTLECLELRHRERTLNQSEVTLQPSWFF